Proteins co-encoded in one Octopus bimaculoides isolate UCB-OBI-ISO-001 chromosome 9, ASM119413v2, whole genome shotgun sequence genomic window:
- the LOC128248765 gene encoding delta-like protein C — protein LGNCSEGEQSTSSDSCVKCVIGTYRPAKDPVCIKCPSDFLTNGEGKTSEADCIIPPCNEGTYYNGSKCLNCALDEYQDEKYQRTCKSCPNGKYTSSEGTKDATSCTTYCKARKNVCPQNAICVDTDSGHNCTCITGYVLISNGTCVYACDTVYCLNGGTCARSRSLPMCICTKYYKGTICEQELSASELSKNTTDIIIGTSIGVTVAILFLILLITYICIRMRKSPRGDLAENGSHLHPFYEPVSKAHSVPYTNSLYEFSNSLSQSKR, from the exons ctagGTAATTGCTCAGAAGGTGAACAAAGTACGAGCTCAGACTCTTGTGTCAAATGTGTTATCGGAACCTATCGTCCTGCCAAAGATCCTGTTTGTATTAAATGCCCGTCTGATTTCCTAACTAATGGAGAAGGAAAGACATCGGAAGCGGATTGTATAATTC CTCCCTGTAATGAAGGAACATACTACAATGGTTCAAAGTGTTTAAATTGTGCGCTGGATGAGTACCAAGACGAGAAGTATCAGAGAACTTGCAAGAGTTGTCCAAATGGTAAATATACGTCATCTGAAGGGACAAAGGATGCCACTTCATGCACAA CTTACTGTAAAGCAAGAAAAAATGTCTGCCCACAAAATGCGATATGTGTTGATACAGACTCTGGTCATAATTGTACATGCATTACTGGATATGTGCTGATTTCGAATggaacgtgtgtat ATGCCTGTGATACAGTCTACTGCTTAAATGGAGGCACCTGTGCCAGATCGCGTTCACTCCCTATGTGTATCTGTACAAAATACTACAAAGGAACCATTTGTGAACAAGAACTTT CTGCTTCAGAACTCTCTAAAAATACAACTGACATAATTATTGGAACCTCCATTGGTGTCACAGTAGCAATACTGTTCCTTATCTTACTTATAACTTATATTTGTATCCGGATGAG AAAATCTCCCCGAGGCGACCTTGCAGAAAATGGTTCCCATTTGCACCCATTTTATGAACCAGTGTCGAAAGCACACTCGGTTCCATATACCAACAGTTTATACGAATTTTCTAACTCATTATCACAAAGCAAGCGTTAA